ACGCAGTCCAGGAGCTGGCTGCCAAACGAGATTGGCGGTGTGATCTGGTTCGGAGAAGATGCCCCGCACTCCACGACTTACGTTCCGTTCTACTGTGCCACGACCTCGGTGCCGGTGTCTTTCTCCATCGGCCGCCGGGACGTGCTAGACCGGAATGCTGCATGGTGGGCGTTCAACTATGTCTCGAACTACGCCGACCTTAAGTTCAACTACATGATCAAAGACATCCGTGAGGTCTCCGGCAAGTTCGAAGCCGAGGCTCTCGCCATGCAGTCCGCGGTAGAGAAGGCTGCCCTCGAGCTTTACAAGATCGACCCACAACTCGCAGTCAAGTTCCTAACCAACTACTCCAACGACCTGGCTGACAGGGTAGTCGCAGCCTACTGGGCGCTTGCGGATAGACTTGCAGTGAAGTACCAGGACGGTTACGTGGACCTCAAGACGGTCGGGTACCCGGAGTGGTGGCTCAAAGAAGTAGGGTACAAGAAGCTCGTGAGGCCATAGACATAGGTGCTGAACCAGGCGGCAGGCTCCCCGGTTTCGGCGGAGTCCGTTGCCGGTCTGTACCGGAGCGGAAAACCCTCCAAATGGGCAATTGTGGCAATTCAGGGGTCATGAAGGAGTCCTTCCAAACGCGCCGAAGATTCTTCTGGGAGGTCACCCGAGCTCTGCTGAGCCGGCTGGCGGCACGGCATTGCGCCAGATAATTCTGCATAGGAGGAGAACGAACCGATGAAGAAGAGGCTCACTGTGGCAATCCTGTTGGTGTTCCTCGTAGGGGTTCTTTCGTCGACGGCAAATGCATGCACGTCGATTCCAGTCACCCCTGGGGCGTCTGCCGACGGATCCGCCATGACGACCCACACTGATGACTCCGGAACCGACACCTTCCACGTTACCGTGGTTCCGGCGAAGGACTGGGAACCCGGGTCGATGAGACCGGTTCTCAAGAACACGGACTTCGGCCCCTACGGACAGAAGCGCTATCCCATCACGGTAGTTGGGGAGATCCCGCAGGTCCCGCATACCTACGCTTACATAAACGCATCCTACTCGTTCCAGAACGAGAAGCAGGTCGGCATAGGAGAGACGACCATCGGCGGACGCCGTGAGCTGACCAACAACAAAGGCTGGTTCGACCTGGTCGAGCTGCAGAGAGTTGCGCTGGAACGCGCTGCCACTGCACGTGAGGCCATCAAGGTAATGGGCGAACTCGCCGAGAAGTACGGGTACGGCATAGGCGGCGAGTGCCTGACCGTAATCGATCCGAACGAGGCATGGTTCTTTGAGATATGGGGACCCGGTCCGCTGTGGGAGCCTGGATGTGGCGAGCCCGGTGCAGTCTGGGTTGCGCAGCGCGTTCCCGATGGACATGTGGGCGTCTCGGCCAACCGGAGCCGCATAGGAGCCATCGACCTGAGTGATCCCGACCATTTCATGGCGTCCCCTAACATCTTCTCGCTCGCCGAAGAGATGGGCTGGTGGGATCCAGCGAGCGGCAAGGAGTTCAAGGTCTACGAGACATACGGCGCCAAGGCCTACTCCGCGTACAACGCCCGCCGCGAATGGAGAGTGTTTGATCTTCTGGCCCCGTCTTTGAACCTCGATCCTTACGCTGAGCGGTACCCCTTCTCCATCAAGCCCGATAAGCCCGTGACGGTGCAGGATATCATGAGGATCAACCGTGACCACTACGAGGGCACTGAGTTTGATCTGACCGTGGGCATGGCGGCAGGTCCGTTCGGTACCCCCAACAGGTACCCG
This sequence is a window from Bacillota bacterium. Protein-coding genes within it:
- a CDS encoding C69 family dipeptidase — its product is MKKRLTVAILLVFLVGVLSSTANACTSIPVTPGASADGSAMTTHTDDSGTDTFHVTVVPAKDWEPGSMRPVLKNTDFGPYGQKRYPITVVGEIPQVPHTYAYINASYSFQNEKQVGIGETTIGGRRELTNNKGWFDLVELQRVALERAATAREAIKVMGELAEKYGYGIGGECLTVIDPNEAWFFEIWGPGPLWEPGCGEPGAVWVAQRVPDGHVGVSANRSRIGAIDLSDPDHFMASPNIFSLAEEMGWWDPASGKEFKVYETYGAKAYSAYNARREWRVFDLLAPSLNLDPYAERYPFSIKPDKPVTVQDIMRINRDHYEGTEFDLTVGMAAGPFGTPNRYPTPSSANPPGSSGWERAISMFRTNFSTVVVARKGMPDWIGGMTWFGYDAPHSTCYIPIYSGVTELPKSFAVGMRGGSYDVFSRESAWWAFNFVSNWADLKYSYMIEDIKAVRDPLEAEFFAMQPVIEQTAIALYKQNPDLARTFLTTYTNSVANRVVDAYWKLASQLVGRYADGYVYGDDEWKYQTVGYPEWWLKEVGFGESTIPKK